A section of the Kribbella sp. HUAS MG21 genome encodes:
- a CDS encoding (p)ppGpp synthetase produces MAEWAPDAGALYERVHQQYVGGARKLEALINELIGEEEGINYLSATARAKDPESFLAKASKPHPDDPGRPKYDDPLNQITDLVAARVITFLVEAVDRVCEVIEAEFEIVEHTDMGAHTRAQGVFGYASKHYLVRLNEHRRELPEYAVLKNLVMEIQVRTAVQHAWAEFEHDIRYKLDIPPDRKPEFDRRFLLAAALMELADNEFTEIDRLYRELAASASDKAPLDLTTSTLTTYLTRRYPDAPHAKTTHYAWILGVLHRLGVTTEEQLTELLAGIDSEAVQAAMTHRAPAGTVRRLDDDLLAAKGPAYLELFPEEERRQKILRGRLKALTRAGIIQS; encoded by the coding sequence ATGGCGGAGTGGGCTCCGGACGCCGGGGCGTTGTACGAACGCGTGCACCAGCAGTACGTCGGCGGCGCGCGCAAGCTCGAGGCACTGATCAACGAGCTGATCGGTGAAGAGGAAGGCATCAACTACCTGAGCGCGACGGCGCGGGCCAAGGACCCGGAGTCGTTCCTCGCGAAGGCCTCCAAACCGCACCCGGACGATCCGGGCCGGCCGAAGTACGACGACCCGCTGAACCAGATCACCGACCTGGTGGCGGCCCGGGTGATCACGTTCCTGGTCGAGGCGGTGGACCGGGTCTGCGAGGTCATCGAGGCCGAGTTCGAAATCGTCGAGCACACCGACATGGGCGCGCACACCCGGGCTCAGGGCGTCTTCGGGTACGCCAGCAAGCACTACCTGGTCCGGTTGAACGAGCACCGCCGCGAGCTGCCGGAGTACGCCGTCCTGAAGAACCTGGTGATGGAGATCCAGGTCCGGACCGCGGTGCAGCACGCGTGGGCCGAGTTCGAGCACGACATCCGGTACAAGCTGGACATCCCGCCGGACCGCAAGCCCGAGTTCGACCGGCGGTTCCTGCTGGCGGCCGCGCTGATGGAGCTGGCCGACAACGAGTTCACCGAGATCGACCGGCTGTACCGCGAGCTGGCGGCGTCCGCGTCGGACAAGGCCCCGTTGGACCTCACCACCAGCACGCTGACGACGTACCTGACCCGGCGCTACCCGGATGCGCCGCATGCGAAGACGACGCACTACGCGTGGATCCTGGGCGTTCTGCACCGGCTGGGCGTCACCACGGAGGAGCAGCTCACCGAACTGCTGGCCGGTATCGACAGCGAAGCAGTGCAGGCCGCGATGACGCACCGTGCCCCGGCCGGCACGGTACGACGACTGGACGACGACCTGCTCGCCGCCAAGGGACCTGCCTACCTGGAGCTGTTCCCCGAAGAGGAGCGCCGCCAGAAGATCCTCCGCGGCCGCCTCAAGGCCCTGACCCGGGCCGGCATCATCCAGTCCTGA
- a CDS encoding ATP-binding protein, with amino-acid sequence MDPIRNPYAPGAGQRPPELAGRDTEVRQFEVVLERVAAGRPERSLVLSGLRGVGKTVLLNTLRSQAIKRAWGTGKIEARPDQSIRLPIAQALHTAMRELGHRHRDDEKVDQFSAVLKAFALRTAANDRKGIRWHPPVDVAAAKGRADSGDLEMDLIELFSDAADLAGDLTVGVGLFIDEMQDISADDLSALCAACHEISQQSAPLVVVGAGLPHLPAVLSASKSYSERLFRYIRVDRLAREACDRALMVPAESEGVQYDEEALDELYAQTDGYPYFVQAFAHSTWDHAPKSPITIKDVAVAAPEASAELTVGFFGSRYERATPAEREYMRAMAELGIGVDDGSVPTAEVASTLNRKPQSLSPARDGLIKKGLVFSAERGTVAFTVPHFGKFLRTRTA; translated from the coding sequence ATGGATCCGATCCGGAATCCCTATGCGCCCGGCGCCGGTCAGCGGCCGCCTGAGCTGGCCGGACGCGACACCGAGGTGCGGCAGTTCGAGGTGGTGCTCGAACGGGTCGCGGCAGGCCGGCCGGAGCGGAGCCTGGTGCTCAGCGGTCTCCGGGGCGTGGGTAAGACGGTGCTGCTCAACACGTTGCGCTCGCAGGCCATCAAGCGCGCGTGGGGCACCGGGAAGATCGAGGCCCGGCCGGACCAGAGCATCCGGTTGCCGATCGCGCAGGCGCTGCACACCGCGATGCGGGAGCTCGGGCACCGGCACCGCGACGACGAGAAGGTCGACCAGTTCAGCGCCGTCCTCAAGGCCTTCGCGCTGCGGACGGCGGCAAACGACCGGAAGGGCATCCGCTGGCACCCGCCGGTCGACGTGGCAGCGGCGAAGGGCCGGGCCGACTCCGGTGACCTGGAGATGGACCTGATCGAGCTGTTCTCCGACGCGGCGGACCTGGCCGGTGACCTGACCGTCGGCGTCGGGCTGTTCATCGACGAGATGCAGGACATCAGTGCGGACGACCTGTCCGCGTTGTGCGCCGCCTGTCACGAGATCTCCCAGCAGAGCGCGCCGCTGGTCGTCGTCGGCGCGGGACTGCCGCACCTGCCCGCCGTACTGTCCGCCAGCAAGTCGTACTCCGAGCGGCTGTTCCGCTACATCCGTGTCGACCGGCTGGCGCGAGAGGCGTGCGACCGGGCGCTGATGGTGCCGGCGGAGAGCGAGGGCGTGCAGTACGACGAGGAGGCGCTGGACGAGCTCTACGCGCAGACGGACGGCTACCCGTACTTCGTGCAGGCGTTCGCGCACTCCACCTGGGACCACGCGCCGAAGTCGCCCATCACCATCAAGGACGTGGCGGTGGCGGCACCGGAGGCGTCGGCCGAGCTGACCGTCGGCTTCTTCGGCTCCCGCTACGAGCGCGCGACCCCCGCGGAACGCGAGTACATGCGCGCGATGGCCGAGCTGGGCATCGGCGTCGACGACGGCTCGGTCCCCACCGCCGAGGTCGCCAGCACGCTCAACCGGAAGCCCCAGTCGCTCTCCCCTGCCAGGGACGGCCTGATCAAGAAAGGCCTCGTCTTCTCGGCCGAACGCGGCACCGTCGCGTTCACCGTCCCGCACTTCGGGAAGTTCCTCAGGACCAGGACTGCCTGA
- a CDS encoding MFS transporter, producing the protein MEELTRRRRLLVLAICCSSLFIVGLDSTIVNLALPAIRDEFGAPVAKLQWTIDAYTLVLASLLMVSGSTADRVGRRRTFQAGLVLFGIGSLLCGVAPTIDLLIAFRVLQAVGGSMLNPVAMSIITNTFTDPRERAQAIGVWGGVVGLSMAVGPVVGGALVDAAGWRFIFWINVPVAVAAVLMTALFVPESRAAVPRRIDPVGQVLVVLLLGGLTYGIIEGQAAGWGSPLIIGCFTVCVLALVFLVYYERRREEPLLDPRFFRSVPFSGATLIAVCGFSALSGFLFLNSLYLQSVRGFSALHAGLLTLPMAAMTVVFAPVSGWLVGHRGPRLPLVVAGTMLTASGLILAQLTTSTATVQLLIGYLVFGLGFGVLNAPITNAAVSGMPREQAGVAAAIASTSRQVGASLGVAVAGTVLTARLVGPLESGFVRAAELCWYIIAGCGALVLLLGFVTTTRWARRTADALVRTG; encoded by the coding sequence GTGGAGGAGCTGACGCGGAGGCGGCGGCTGCTGGTGCTGGCGATCTGTTGCTCCAGCCTGTTCATCGTCGGGCTGGACTCGACGATCGTGAACCTGGCGCTTCCCGCGATCCGGGACGAGTTCGGGGCCCCGGTCGCGAAACTGCAGTGGACGATCGACGCCTACACACTGGTGCTGGCGAGCCTGCTGATGGTCTCCGGGTCGACCGCGGACCGGGTCGGGCGGCGGCGGACGTTCCAGGCCGGGCTGGTGCTCTTCGGCATCGGGTCGTTGCTGTGCGGAGTCGCGCCGACCATCGACCTGCTGATCGCGTTCCGGGTACTCCAGGCCGTCGGCGGCTCGATGCTGAATCCGGTGGCGATGTCGATCATCACCAACACGTTCACCGACCCGCGCGAACGCGCCCAGGCGATCGGCGTCTGGGGCGGCGTGGTCGGACTCAGCATGGCGGTCGGCCCGGTGGTCGGCGGTGCGCTGGTGGACGCGGCCGGGTGGCGGTTCATCTTCTGGATCAACGTGCCGGTCGCGGTGGCCGCGGTGCTGATGACCGCGCTGTTCGTGCCGGAGTCGCGGGCCGCCGTACCGCGGCGGATCGACCCGGTCGGACAGGTCCTCGTCGTACTGCTGCTCGGTGGGCTGACCTACGGAATCATCGAGGGCCAGGCAGCCGGGTGGGGGTCGCCACTGATCATCGGGTGTTTCACGGTGTGCGTGCTGGCGCTGGTGTTCCTCGTGTACTACGAGCGGCGGCGGGAGGAGCCGTTGCTGGATCCCCGGTTCTTTCGGAGTGTGCCGTTCTCCGGCGCGACGCTGATCGCGGTCTGCGGGTTCTCGGCGTTGTCCGGGTTCCTCTTCCTCAACTCGCTCTATCTGCAGTCGGTGCGCGGCTTCAGCGCCCTGCATGCGGGGCTGCTCACACTGCCGATGGCTGCGATGACCGTGGTGTTCGCACCGGTGTCCGGATGGCTGGTAGGCCACCGGGGTCCACGGCTGCCGCTGGTCGTGGCCGGGACCATGCTGACCGCGTCCGGGCTGATCCTGGCTCAGCTGACCACTAGTACTGCCACAGTGCAGTTGCTGATCGGCTACCTGGTCTTCGGTCTCGGCTTCGGCGTGCTCAACGCACCTATTACCAACGCGGCCGTTTCTGGCATGCCACGAGAACAAGCAGGTGTCGCTGCGGCGATCGCCTCGACCAGCCGCCAGGTCGGCGCGTCGCTGGGTGTTGCTGTGGCCGGCACAGTACTTACTGCTCGGCTGGTCGGTCCGCTCGAGAGCGGGTTCGTGCGCGCCGCCGAGCTGTGTTGGTACATCATCGCGGGCTGCGGGGCGTTGGTCCTGCTGCTCGGCTTTGTCACCACGACCCGGTGGGCACGTCGTACGGCGGACGCGCTGGTCAGGACTGGATGA
- a CDS encoding alpha/beta hydrolase, with translation MNSPLLFLSGAGLPAWIWDDVRAAFPVETSVAAYPRTGSLDDYATKVLAEAPERFVVVAHSIGGVIGAQLVARAPERVAGFVGVAASIPRPGQSFLEALPFPNRLVVGTVMRLAGTRPPAKVIRAGLASDLDDEQAARIVKEFEPESPRLYRDPVGDRRFPELRGYVQTTADKELPTTLQSVFARTLGATSILSVPTGHLPMLANPDALTTALRQLL, from the coding sequence ATGAACTCACCCCTGCTGTTTCTGAGCGGCGCCGGACTGCCGGCCTGGATCTGGGACGACGTCCGCGCCGCGTTCCCGGTCGAGACGTCCGTGGCGGCGTACCCGCGGACCGGCTCGCTCGACGACTACGCGACCAAGGTGCTCGCCGAGGCTCCGGAGCGGTTCGTCGTGGTGGCGCACTCGATCGGCGGTGTCATCGGGGCGCAGCTCGTCGCTCGCGCGCCGGAGCGAGTAGCCGGGTTCGTCGGGGTCGCGGCGTCGATCCCGCGGCCGGGGCAGTCGTTCCTGGAGGCGTTGCCGTTCCCGAACCGGCTCGTGGTCGGCACCGTCATGCGCCTCGCCGGCACCCGCCCGCCGGCGAAGGTGATCCGCGCAGGCCTGGCGAGCGACCTCGACGACGAGCAGGCGGCGCGCATCGTGAAGGAGTTCGAGCCGGAGTCGCCACGGCTGTACCGCGACCCGGTGGGCGACCGCCGCTTCCCGGAGCTACGCGGCTACGTGCAGACCACGGCCGACAAGGAACTTCCCACAACACTGCAGTCCGTCTTCGCCAGGACCCTCGGCGCCACGTCAATCCTCTCCGTCCCAACCGGCCACCTACCGATGCTCGCCAACCCCGACGCCCTGACCACCGCACTGCGACAACTTCTCTAG
- a CDS encoding cytosine permease, with translation MTDTAVRPASGTEAPLVLTTDAPRTLGFFDQFTLWGNLGISLFGPVTGALVAAYTGSLWQGLLAVLVGCGIGALVLGGAAVFGSQTGAPAMASLRGLFGRRGSMAPTVLNIAQNVGWATMEIIVISQAAVAVTSERWRWLFVVLAGVLATAMAVRPLGSVKILRKFMVWLVLLASVYLFVQVLSKPVQDLPQDGVFGFWPAVDLAAAGVVSFAPLAADYTRHSRTNKAAFGGSALGYGLAAIVYYALGVFAVATLQTNSEDVITALVTLPAGAIALLVLLVDEVDEAYANVYSTTMAAHNLVGHIDRRWISVAIGAVATGIALFIDLGNYTQFLYLIGSVFIPLFAVAIADFFLVSRMRWDVSATAKFRWQPAAAWLIGFITYQLVNPGTVAGWSPFWTNLQQALFNNQPAPTWLGATYTSIITSILATLLLGRLTRRS, from the coding sequence ATGACCGATACAGCTGTTCGTCCTGCCAGTGGTACCGAGGCGCCGCTCGTCCTGACCACGGACGCGCCGCGGACCCTCGGCTTCTTCGACCAGTTCACGCTCTGGGGCAACCTCGGCATCTCGCTGTTCGGCCCGGTGACCGGTGCGCTGGTCGCGGCGTACACCGGCTCGCTGTGGCAGGGGCTGCTCGCGGTGCTGGTCGGCTGCGGGATCGGCGCGCTGGTGCTCGGCGGCGCGGCCGTGTTCGGGTCGCAGACCGGTGCGCCCGCGATGGCGAGCCTGCGGGGCCTGTTCGGGCGGCGCGGCTCGATGGCGCCGACGGTGCTGAACATCGCGCAGAACGTCGGCTGGGCGACGATGGAGATCATCGTGATCTCGCAGGCCGCGGTCGCGGTGACGAGCGAGCGCTGGCGCTGGCTGTTCGTCGTACTCGCCGGGGTGCTCGCGACCGCGATGGCGGTGCGGCCGCTGGGCAGCGTGAAGATCCTCCGCAAGTTCATGGTCTGGCTGGTGCTGTTGGCGTCGGTCTACCTGTTCGTCCAGGTGCTGAGCAAGCCGGTGCAGGACCTGCCGCAGGACGGCGTCTTCGGTTTCTGGCCGGCGGTCGACCTCGCTGCGGCCGGTGTCGTGTCGTTCGCGCCGCTGGCCGCGGATTACACGCGGCACTCGCGCACGAACAAGGCCGCGTTTGGTGGATCCGCGCTCGGCTACGGGTTGGCTGCGATCGTGTACTACGCGCTTGGTGTCTTCGCGGTTGCGACGCTGCAGACCAACAGCGAGGACGTGATCACCGCGCTCGTCACACTGCCTGCCGGTGCGATCGCGCTGCTCGTGCTGCTGGTGGACGAGGTCGACGAGGCTTACGCGAACGTGTACTCGACGACGATGGCCGCGCACAACCTCGTCGGGCACATCGACCGCCGCTGGATCTCCGTCGCCATCGGAGCCGTTGCCACCGGCATCGCGTTGTTCATTGACCTGGGCAACTACACGCAGTTCCTGTACCTGATCGGCTCGGTCTTCATCCCGCTCTTCGCGGTCGCGATCGCCGACTTCTTCCTCGTCAGCCGCATGCGCTGGGACGTCTCGGCCACCGCCAAGTTCCGCTGGCAACCAGCCGCCGCGTGGCTGATCGGCTTCATCACCTACCAACTGGTCAACCCCGGCACAGTCGCCGGCTGGTCCCCCTTCTGGACCAACCTCCAACAAGCCCTCTTCAACAACCAACCAGCCCCCACCTGGCTAGGCGCGACGTACACCTCAATCATCACCTCCATCCTCGCCACCCTCCTCCTGGGCCGCCTCACCCGCCGCAGCTGA
- a CDS encoding ABC transporter ATP-binding protein, with translation MSLRLIPFADPGVPDTRSGLRLILWLEHQQLRGQALAVFWGLVYFGGIAAAPVAVGLAVQAAIDLSWPKLILAGALLLAFGAAKAGADSFFHQAVVTNWISTASRLQQLLFRKAAELGSLLTRRIAAGEVVAVSSGDVEKIGWFVEVLGRFVAALLTCFAVVIGLLLYEPQLGLVVAVAVPVLAFSIVPLMGPAERRADEQRAKGGRATELAADTVAGLRVLRGIGGEQLFLDRYREASQQYRTSAVRSARMWSLIAALQVLLFGLFLVLVVWMGVRLVTSGRISVGELVTTYGFITFMLVPLHTFEETASAFIFSKVSARRAARVLSLQRTDETKGTAEAQLPEGDLLDPVTGLHVPAGSFTAVVCGNPDAGGLLADRLGGHSPTATDEASVLLDGVALDDIPLESARTVVLVQDKDPVLLSGTVRELFDVPASGAVSAETALDAAQCEDILDVLRQTLPAGESDAMDAMLTERGRSLSGGQRQRVALARSLYVDPQVLVLDEPTSAVDAHTEARIADGLQLLRAGRTTVVFTSSPLMLDRAERVVFVPDGRVAAVGTHHELLHTNAQYRAVVTREEEPTFEESV, from the coding sequence ATGTCGTTGCGCCTCATTCCGTTCGCCGACCCGGGTGTGCCGGACACCCGATCCGGCCTCCGACTCATCCTCTGGCTGGAGCACCAGCAACTGCGCGGGCAGGCCCTCGCGGTGTTCTGGGGCCTGGTCTACTTCGGCGGCATCGCCGCCGCTCCGGTCGCGGTCGGGCTCGCCGTCCAGGCGGCCATCGACCTGTCCTGGCCGAAACTGATCCTGGCCGGCGCGCTGCTGCTGGCCTTCGGCGCCGCCAAGGCCGGTGCCGACTCGTTCTTCCACCAGGCCGTCGTGACCAACTGGATCAGTACCGCGTCGCGCCTGCAGCAGCTGCTGTTCCGCAAGGCCGCCGAGCTCGGCTCGCTGCTGACCCGGCGGATCGCCGCCGGCGAGGTGGTTGCCGTGAGCAGCGGCGACGTCGAGAAGATCGGCTGGTTCGTCGAGGTGCTCGGCCGGTTCGTGGCGGCGCTGCTGACCTGCTTCGCGGTCGTCATCGGCCTGCTGCTGTACGAACCGCAGCTCGGTCTCGTGGTCGCCGTCGCCGTCCCGGTGCTGGCGTTCTCGATCGTGCCGCTCATGGGTCCGGCGGAGCGCCGCGCGGACGAGCAGCGGGCGAAGGGCGGCCGGGCCACCGAGCTCGCCGCCGACACCGTCGCCGGTCTGCGCGTGCTGCGCGGCATCGGCGGTGAGCAGCTGTTCCTGGACCGCTACCGCGAGGCCTCGCAGCAGTACCGCACCAGTGCGGTCCGTAGTGCCCGCATGTGGTCGCTGATCGCGGCGCTGCAGGTGCTGCTGTTCGGCTTGTTCCTGGTGCTCGTGGTGTGGATGGGCGTCCGGCTGGTCACGTCCGGGCGGATCTCCGTAGGCGAGCTCGTCACGACGTACGGCTTCATCACGTTCATGCTCGTGCCGCTGCACACGTTCGAGGAGACGGCGAGCGCCTTCATCTTCTCGAAGGTGTCGGCCCGGCGCGCGGCGCGCGTGCTGTCGCTGCAGCGCACCGACGAGACCAAGGGCACCGCCGAGGCGCAGCTGCCGGAGGGCGACCTCCTGGACCCGGTCACCGGGCTGCACGTCCCGGCCGGCAGCTTCACCGCGGTCGTCTGCGGCAACCCGGACGCCGGTGGTCTGCTGGCCGACCGGCTGGGTGGCCACAGCCCGACAGCTACCGACGAGGCGTCCGTGCTGCTCGACGGCGTCGCGCTGGACGACATCCCGCTGGAGTCGGCGCGCACCGTCGTACTGGTGCAGGACAAGGACCCGGTGCTGTTGTCGGGCACGGTGCGCGAGCTGTTCGACGTGCCGGCCAGCGGCGCGGTCTCCGCGGAGACGGCGCTCGACGCGGCGCAGTGCGAGGACATCCTCGACGTACTGCGGCAGACGCTGCCCGCAGGTGAGTCCGACGCGATGGACGCGATGCTGACCGAGCGGGGCAGGTCCCTGTCCGGCGGCCAGCGGCAGCGCGTGGCACTGGCCCGGTCGCTGTACGTCGACCCGCAGGTGCTGGTGCTCGACGAGCCGACCAGTGCGGTCGACGCACACACCGAGGCGCGGATCGCGGACGGCCTGCAGTTGCTGCGCGCCGGGCGGACCACGGTGGTGTTCACGTCGAGCCCGCTGATGCTGGACCGCGCGGAGCGCGTGGTGTTCGTGCCGGACGGCCGCGTGGCCGCGGTAGGTACGCACCACGAGCTGCTGCACACCAACGCGCAGTACCGCGCTGTTGTCACCCGTGAAGAAGAGCCAACATTCGAGGAGTCGGTGTGA
- a CDS encoding flavodoxin family protein, whose protein sequence is MTTYDDLRALFINCTLKRSPERSNTEGLVDVSRRIMTKHGVGTEVVRAVDHDIATGVWPDMTEHGWAIDAWPAIQEQVMAADILVIAGPIWLGDNSSVTKRVIERLYGNSSILNAAGQYAYYGRVAGCLITGNEDGVKHCAMNVLYSLQHLGYTVPPQADAGWIGAAGPGPSYLDEGSGGPENDFTNRNTTFMTWNLLHLARMLKDAGGIPAHGNQRSDWDAGCRFDFENPEYR, encoded by the coding sequence ATGACGACGTACGACGACCTGCGGGCGCTGTTCATCAACTGCACGCTGAAGCGGTCCCCGGAACGCAGCAACACCGAGGGCCTGGTGGACGTGAGCCGCCGGATCATGACCAAGCACGGTGTCGGAACCGAGGTCGTTCGCGCAGTCGACCACGACATCGCGACCGGCGTCTGGCCGGACATGACCGAACACGGCTGGGCGATCGACGCGTGGCCGGCGATCCAGGAGCAGGTGATGGCGGCCGACATCCTGGTGATCGCCGGCCCGATCTGGCTGGGCGACAACAGTTCGGTGACCAAGCGGGTCATCGAGCGGCTGTACGGCAACTCGTCGATCCTCAACGCCGCCGGGCAGTACGCGTACTACGGACGCGTCGCCGGCTGCCTGATCACCGGCAACGAGGACGGCGTCAAGCACTGCGCGATGAACGTCCTGTACTCACTGCAGCACCTCGGCTACACGGTCCCGCCCCAGGCCGACGCGGGGTGGATCGGCGCGGCCGGCCCCGGACCGTCGTACCTGGACGAAGGTTCCGGCGGCCCGGAGAACGACTTCACCAACCGCAACACCACGTTCATGACGTGGAACCTGCTGCACCTGGCACGAATGCTCAAGGACGCCGGCGGCATCCCCGCCCACGGCAACCAACGCTCCGACTGGGACGCCGGCTGCCGCTTCGACTTCGAAAACCCCGAGTACCGCTAG
- a CDS encoding class I SAM-dependent methyltransferase, whose amino-acid sequence MLNSALRSRAEYAELGAEGLAARTTPERDALIVKAVEELLADRESVLDLCCGYGRIALPLRRAGKVVRALDISPNLVEAGRAKAAEEELSVDWAIGSMTDLPYKWDSFDAVICLWTAFHELFAEDEQISTICEISRVLKPGGIAIIEGPVWGPATAAEIANGMRQGPEHRIVTTEHDDDRSSVHFIHDEISYGRLCAAAGITDYKVYKRDWGGRRRLILEIHQPTTD is encoded by the coding sequence ATGCTGAATTCCGCACTGCGTAGCCGGGCCGAGTATGCGGAACTGGGCGCCGAGGGGTTGGCCGCGCGTACGACGCCGGAGCGGGACGCGTTGATCGTGAAGGCGGTCGAGGAGTTGCTGGCCGACCGGGAGTCGGTGCTCGATCTGTGTTGCGGGTACGGGCGGATCGCGCTGCCGTTGCGGCGGGCGGGGAAGGTCGTACGGGCGCTGGACATCTCGCCCAACCTGGTCGAGGCGGGCCGGGCGAAGGCGGCCGAGGAGGAGCTCTCGGTCGACTGGGCGATCGGGTCGATGACGGACCTGCCGTACAAGTGGGACTCGTTCGACGCGGTGATCTGTTTGTGGACGGCGTTCCACGAGTTGTTCGCGGAGGACGAGCAGATCTCGACGATCTGCGAGATCTCGCGGGTGCTGAAGCCGGGCGGGATCGCGATCATCGAGGGGCCGGTGTGGGGTCCGGCGACCGCGGCCGAGATCGCCAACGGGATGCGGCAGGGGCCGGAGCACCGGATCGTCACCACCGAACACGACGACGACCGCAGCAGCGTGCACTTCATCCACGACGAGATCAGCTACGGCCGCCTGTGCGCCGCGGCCGGCATCACCGACTACAAGGTCTACAAACGCGACTGGGGTGGCCGCCGCCGCCTCATCCTCGAGATCCACCAGCCCACGACCGACTGA
- a CDS encoding alpha/beta hydrolase, translating to MSTPVVLVPGLGLGPESYARTVEHLVTPYHVVTLPGYGEPAGAREDLHPRALAVALAEKIRGRSVLVGHSASCQIVVETAVRYPELAHALVLAAPTGDVAMSSWVDRAVRLVGSAIPDVPKLVRISPQYARTTLPSIARAGEASRHHDLAAVMPYVRVPVVLVRGRHDLLCTAEWLERLARLSNGEARTLDTGAHMPVVTNGPELAALIERAAALPGSS from the coding sequence GTGAGCACACCCGTCGTCCTCGTGCCCGGCCTGGGCCTCGGCCCCGAGTCGTACGCGCGGACCGTCGAGCACCTCGTCACGCCGTACCACGTGGTCACCCTGCCCGGGTACGGCGAACCGGCGGGCGCCCGGGAGGACCTGCACCCGCGGGCGCTCGCGGTAGCGCTGGCCGAGAAGATCCGCGGCCGCTCCGTCCTGGTCGGCCACTCCGCGAGCTGCCAGATCGTCGTCGAGACCGCGGTCCGCTACCCCGAGCTCGCGCACGCCCTCGTTCTCGCGGCGCCGACCGGTGACGTGGCGATGTCGAGCTGGGTCGACCGCGCGGTGCGGCTCGTCGGCTCCGCGATTCCCGACGTACCGAAGCTGGTCCGGATCAGCCCGCAGTACGCGCGGACGACCCTGCCGTCGATCGCCCGCGCCGGAGAGGCGTCCAGGCACCACGACCTGGCAGCGGTCATGCCGTACGTCCGGGTGCCGGTGGTGCTGGTCCGCGGCCGGCACGACCTACTCTGTACGGCGGAATGGCTCGAGCGGCTGGCCCGACTCAGCAACGGCGAGGCGCGGACGCTGGACACCGGCGCCCACATGCCGGTCGTCACCAACGGCCCGGAGCTGGCCGCTCTCATAGAACGGGCCGCCGCGCTCCCCGGAAGTAGCTGA
- a CDS encoding DUF3152 domain-containing protein, translating into MTTRRSGQQAVVPARRRGGRHSRRKSYKGQWFVVTALAVLGTVVVAHPDVAHRNSLAAQAVAGVDEVAHEAPVAPVVTPTPVATPTQKFTTPLRPAPTLTRKPKGAKPNVLVSSGKLAVVPGFDKATGVRDKLTYRVEIEQGLSVNGDAVASIIHKTLTDPRGWQAVHPVSFERTDKPDADLRIILATPTLTDKLCLPLDTGGEVSCRVEDRVVLNAKRWLYAIPAYNGNVALYRNYLVNHEVGHALGHGHSSCTTPKTPAPVMMQQTKGLAGCLPNAWPTIKAT; encoded by the coding sequence ATGACCACCCGGCGGAGCGGCCAGCAGGCAGTCGTGCCTGCCCGTCGTCGTGGTGGCCGGCACAGCCGGCGGAAGTCGTACAAGGGGCAATGGTTCGTCGTCACCGCGCTGGCGGTGCTGGGGACCGTGGTCGTGGCGCATCCGGATGTGGCGCACCGCAACAGCCTCGCGGCGCAGGCGGTTGCGGGGGTCGACGAGGTGGCTCACGAAGCACCCGTGGCGCCGGTCGTGACGCCGACTCCGGTGGCCACCCCGACGCAGAAGTTCACCACGCCGTTGCGCCCGGCGCCGACGCTGACCCGCAAGCCCAAGGGCGCGAAGCCGAACGTCCTGGTGTCGAGCGGGAAGCTCGCCGTGGTGCCCGGCTTCGACAAGGCGACCGGCGTCCGCGACAAGCTGACGTACCGCGTGGAGATCGAGCAGGGCCTCTCGGTGAACGGCGACGCGGTGGCGTCGATCATCCACAAGACGCTCACCGACCCGCGCGGCTGGCAGGCAGTGCACCCGGTGAGCTTCGAGCGCACGGACAAGCCCGACGCCGACCTCCGGATCATCCTGGCCACCCCTACGCTGACCGACAAGCTCTGCCTCCCGCTCGACACCGGTGGTGAGGTGTCCTGCCGGGTCGAGGACCGGGTGGTGCTCAACGCGAAGCGCTGGCTCTACGCGATTCCGGCGTACAACGGCAACGTCGCGCTCTACCGCAACTACCTGGTCAACCACGAGGTCGGCCACGCGCTAGGCCACGGCCACTCGAGCTGCACCACCCCGAAGACCCCCGCGCCGGTGATGATGCAGCAGACCAAGGGCCTCGCCGGCTGCCTGCCGAACGCGTGGCCGACGATCAAGGCCACCTGA